The genomic stretch TTCACTAGAACTTCTAACTGCAACGACAAGAAATATACAATAACGCTATTGACGTTGAGAAAATGAAGCTGAAGTACTGCTGAAAAGAAGCGCACATTCCTTTGCAGAAAAAATTATATACTGACGATTATATAAGTATTTGATATTCGAAATCTACTAGTACAATTTGGACAATAAGATTCACTAAATTAAAGAGAGTAAAGTATTTCCTATCAAAATCCGAAATATTTTATTAAGTATGGAGGAATCCCAACAATCGCATCATACCCTTGACGGTAGAGAGGAAGAGTTTGGACTTTGGAATCTCCTTTCATAACGCTATAGCCTTTGAGGCTTCCAGGTTCCAGCGACATACTTGACTAAGAATTTTATTAGTGTATTTTATTCTTTAATAATAGACTAATTACATTATATTTCAGTTACCATATTCGACGTACAATAAATAGTTTATACATATGCTGTAGAATACGTTAACCTGATAGTATAGCAAAATTATACATTGGATTTAAGACACTGATAAAGTAAATTCTTCCATTGGCCATATATAGGTGCATGAACAACAATTAGAAACGTCACACATCTCGACCTACCTACTATTTAGGTAACCCCAACTAGATCCTGTTCGGGCATTTACTCAAATTTGCTGGCAAGATTTAGAGGCGGGCCCAAGATTTAGTGAGCGCGGGCACTATGATATTCGATATAAATTTATCACTAACTCATAAAGATTGATACGAGAGCCTCTGCTAATACCTGATTACTTCTTGAAGATATTTGAAAATACATATGGAGATTTTGCCGAAGTTTTCGGGTGCTGGTGACCCTCTTCCCAGGGGTGAATGTATCATAATGCCATAAGTTCAATCGAACTCATAACTTTTGACACGAAATACAAATTTATGTgtaaaatcaactaaaatcaCAACAAGAAATAtatatgaactcataactttaaaaatataatatctTCAATGCTAATAACTTTAAAGGTTGAACCCATAAAGTTTAAATTCTAAATCCGCCTCTGTCTCTTCCTACAATGTGCGTCCGGCTCTGGCAAAATCAAAGCTACtgataaaaaatatattatttccGTTACATTTTATGTGGCAGAATTCAGAGTGACATGACCAAATGACTTAATTGGGAGTGTCAATTCGAAATAAACTTTACATATTAAGAAGCAGCATAAAAATTACTATTAGTCATAATTATtaataattcaaaatatttttagaaAGTCACGAGCAAATAAATTTATTTAACTCTCCAATAAAAATACCATGTAAAGTGAAAGTAAAATATAAAAACATGGGAGTGTCAAGGAACTTGTTTGTCATGCTGCAAAGGCAAGAGACAAGCGTGCAGAATGAGAGCTAGCAATGGGTGGCTTATTATTAGCTCTGGCCACTGCCCTACTGCTCACATGTCCTGCCGCAGAAATTAATGGCAATGGTGGCCCCTCGGCCGACGCAAATTTCACCGGTTTTGGACCGACATTTACTGCCTTCTCATGCCGACAACTCAACAATCCACTCCCCTTCCACTTTCCTCCGTCACCGCCGCTGCCACTGCCACCACCGCCACTGAAAAGTCTCATATTCGACATATTATCAATTTCAGAGATAGAGGAATAATTAGTAATACTAGCACGGTCGAAACCTTCAGCTGTAGTAACACTCCAATCGATACTGACTTCGCTCGGTGCGTAACACTCTGTAGCTGCAACGCTCGGGGTAGCTGGCTCGTCGAGTGAATTTCGTTGACGATACATAGGACAAGAAGTTGCGATCGAAGTAGAAAAGCTCTCAATTTCAAACAAATCCGAGCTTGCGTCACTTGCAACGTCATCGTCTGTTGCTGTCACACGCGAAATCGGGCTCCCTGGGAACGGGAAATTACATTCTGTTGATTTTCTTGAAGATGGTTGAAAAACTTCTAGTGAATCTCGGGCCGGATCTTCTAATATTGGGGAAATGGACATTGTAGGTGGAGGTTTGATTCCGAGTTTAGCTTGTGCTGATTGGTTCAGAATTGGGAATGAAAATCCCCCTGCTGTTTCAGTAAACGGCCTAACTGATGCCAACACGCGCTGTTGACATGCAATTGTGCTAGGCGTTACATGCGTCTCTGACTCTGATAATCTTTTCTGTATCGTTCCaattttatttattgtttctaAAGGGGCGACATGGGCCTGTGATGGTTGCGGTCTCTGAAGATGTCCGTTTGAGTTTAGAATTGCTGCTCTCTGTTGTATTTCAGTCGAATTTTTCTGAGACATGTTGGCAGCTTTTTCAAGTACCCTATGATTGTGTTTGACAGCAAAATGTTCCGTCCCAGTTTCTGTTCTAGGCTCCGAATTAGTTTCCTCAACTTGAACCGATTTCTTCCCCGAGCAAGGACATTTTCGGCAAAAAAACCATTTACGAGTACTAAAAGAACCTCTTTTTTCCTCATTGGGAGTACTTCTCAATGAAACTGCAATAGCTCCTGGAGGATGTGATAACAAGCCAGTTTGGCTATTCCAACTAGCTTCAGATGAAGCAGTTGGAGTAGCACGAAAAGAATTGGCACGAAAGTTTCTTCCGTAGCCATTATCTACGGAAGAAACCGACGAAACTCGAGGAACTGAAGCTAATTCGGATTGATCCGCTAAGTTCTTTTGGGTTTCTGGAGAGGAATCATTGCTTTCACTGAAATATTTTTTTGCTTCAAACACTTTTATTTCAGAATCTTCGGGGATATGTTCTTTTGGTTTGAGATAAGAGGAGAATGATGCATCTTTTAGGATATGGTTTTGGACAAAGCATCTGTACTTCAGGGGATGTTCTGGTGCACCAAGAATAGCAGGGTTCTGAGAGGATTTGTAATTTAAGGTTTTAACTGTTGTTGGGGaatccattttttctttttttctggtTTTCTTTTGTACAACTACACAAAAGAGCTAGCTAGTACTATTATTTATACTAAGTCTTGAGACAATATTTGCTCATCACCTAGCATtttatttggattttttttttaaaagaaccTTCCTTcctttattattactattattttttttctgttttcaGATGTCAGTTGTAAATTTGGATTGATCATATAGATTTAACCTTATCTATACCTGGAGCCACTCCCCCAGTGGTCCTGCCATTACGCCGCATAACAGAAGCTCGTGTAGAATCTTTTATCCGGTATAGCAGCGGTAGGAAAAAAAAAAGGTTGTCCGGTGCATAAGATATTTCGCGTTCACGCAAGTCCGGGGAAGAGTCGCACTCCAAGAGGTGTGATGTAGACAAGCTATCTTCATacaagcattagtggctgcttccacTGTTCGAACTCGTCCTATAAGTCACATGGAGACGACTTTACcgttacaccaaaatataatagCGGTAGAATATAACAAAATATTACGGCCTCTTAACATTAATTGGGGATAGtagatgtcacgacccggatttcccaccctcggaaatcgtgatggcgcctactcgtagaagctaggcaagccacgtaATTTAGAAATTTTAACTCTTTCGTTTTAGTCCTTTTTAACAAATTGTAATAACAGgtgatcaacatttaaataatagcgaaagatgaaatcaagcggaagacttagactaATATAATACCCAAAATAAATATGGAAATGCCAACATgcgtctctacccagaaaccAGTGCCATAATATTCACGGACTGTCTGTGAATACTACATACAGATGTCTGAAGAAAGGAAATACAGTCTGTCTGGGATACAATGAAAACAGAACAGATAAGCAGATagaagagacgtcgggcctgcggacgcctgcaggactacctcgggatctctgtggactgaaggctggctccccaagtGTTACTGTCCTGGTGCTGCTCCGATATCTACACAGAGTGCAGATTATAGCATCAGCACagctgaccccatgtgctggcaagtgcctggcctaaccccgacgaggtagtgacgaggctaggaccagactctagataaaacctgtgcaattatataatatacagcgaaaAATAAACAGGCAAAAgcagtttaaatgggagggggtgCATGCTTCGGGGGACACATCAAATCCGatagaaataaagagaaatatgagagaaacaATTCAAAATCTATATCAAAGCAATAataataatgttgcggcgcgcaacccgatccatttataaca from Nicotiana sylvestris chromosome 12, ASM39365v2, whole genome shotgun sequence encodes the following:
- the LOC104212103 gene encoding protein PHYTOCHROME KINASE SUBSTRATE 4, with product MDSPTTVKTLNYKSSQNPAILGAPEHPLKYRCFVQNHILKDASFSSYLKPKEHIPEDSEIKVFEAKKYFSESNDSSPETQKNLADQSELASVPRVSSVSSVDNGYGRNFRANSFRATPTASSEASWNSQTGLLSHPPGAIAVSLRSTPNEEKRGSFSTRKWFFCRKCPCSGKKSVQVEETNSEPRTETGTEHFAVKHNHRVLEKAANMSQKNSTEIQQRAAILNSNGHLQRPQPSQAHVAPLETINKIGTIQKRLSESETHVTPSTIACQQRVLASVRPFTETAGGFSFPILNQSAQAKLGIKPPPTMSISPILEDPARDSLEVFQPSSRKSTECNFPFPGSPISRVTATDDDVASDASSDLFEIESFSTSIATSCPMYRQRNSLDEPATPSVAATECYAPSEVSIDWSVTTAEGFDRASITNYSSISEIDNMSNMRLFSGGGGSGSGGDGGKWKGSGLLSCRHEKAVNVGPKPVKFASAEGPPLPLISAAGHVSSRAVARANNKPPIASSHSARLSLAFAA